A window of the Arachis duranensis cultivar V14167 chromosome 5, aradu.V14167.gnm2.J7QH, whole genome shotgun sequence genome harbors these coding sequences:
- the LOC107491385 gene encoding E3 ubiquitin-protein ligase SIS3 — protein sequence MAVRGVNFQWYDGFFLSMLATSVVVVAISWKRYQSCSYPLHLWIMIDYTAVFTFRLLMFVDNGLASGMGLDFGWQQRYARFCGRVVVLSILALLLYPFLWVWTIIGSLWFISSKTCLNGDGKKYGFLIWLLFSYCGLICIACMSMGKWLTRRQAHLLRAQQGIPISEYGVLVEMIRVPDWAFEAAGQESRGMNQDAAAYHPGLYLTPAQREAVKALIQELPRFSLKAVPTDCSECLICLEEFREGNEVRGLPCAHNFHVECIDEWLQLNVKCPQCRCSVFPNLDLSALSNIRSEYQQSSESSVGTSTRYVQLQPSSQSYLLRLQGLVHPVHAEITGPNGETDNALENAENGVVPGTTRNVSNL from the exons ATGGCCGTTAGGGGCGTCAATTTCCAGTG GTACGATGGGTTCTTCCTATCCATGCTCGCCACCAGCGT AGTTGTTGTGGCAATCAGTTGGAAGCGCTACCAATCTTGTAGCTACCCTTTGCATCTATGGATTATG ATTGATTACACTGCTGTGTTTACTTTCCGGCTTTTGATGTTTGTTGACAATGGACTTGCTTCTGGAATGGGTTT AGATTTTGGGTGGCAGCAGAGATATGCTCGTTTCTGTGGAAGAGTGGTTGTTCTTTCAATCCTTGCATTGCTTCTCTATCCATTTCTTTGGGTTTGGACTATAATTGGTTCTCTGTGGTTCATCAGTTCCAAGACTTGT TTGAATGGAGATGGTAAAAAATATGGCTTTCTCATCTGGTTACTTTTTAGCTACTGTGGACTTATTTGTATTGCTTGCATGTCAATGGGGAAG TGGTTGACACGAAGACAAGCACATCTATTACGTGCCCAACAGGGTATTCCTATATCTGAATATGGG gTTCTAGTTGAAATGATCCGAGTGCCTGATTGGGCATTTGAAGCTGCAGGTCAAGAATCAAGGGGCATGAACCAAGATGCTGCTGCATATCATCCTGGACTTTACCTAACTCCAGCTCAG CGAGAAGCAGTCAAAGCTTTAATTCAGGAACTCCCAAGGTTCAGCCTAAAGGCTGTTCCAACTGACTGCAGTGAATGCCTCATCTGCTTAGAAGAGTTCCGTGAAGGCAATGAG GTTCGTGGTCTTCCTTGCGCTCACAATTTTCATGTTGAATGCATCGACGAATGGCTTCAGCTGAATGTGAAATGTCCTCAGTGTCGTTGCTCGGTTTTTCCAAATCTTGATCTTAGTGCTCTGTCCAATATTCGTTCCGAATATCAGCAGTCTTCTGAGAGTAGTGTTGGAACATCAACCAGATATGTGCAACTACAACCTTCTAGCCAGAGTTACCTGTTGAGATTACAAGGACTTGTCCACCCAGTGCATGCTGAAATTACAGGGCCAAATGGGGAGACAGACAACGCGTTAGAAAATGCCGAAAATGGTGTTGTACCTGGTACAACAAGAAATGTGTCTAACTTGTGA